The Roseicyclus marinus genome has a segment encoding these proteins:
- a CDS encoding LysR family transcriptional regulator — protein sequence MSFDHWDEIRTAYQVARVGTVSGAAEALGVHHATVIRHIDALEGRLGAKLFQRHARGYTPTEAGQDLLNVAAQTDDQFTQLAGRIKGRGDEVTGELIVTSLDALSPLIVPAIGDFMERHPDLRVRLMTDHRLFRLEYGEAHVAIRAGTLPDQPDNVVQPFFTQTIRLMASRDYVARFGTLERGNVEDHRFIGTVEDSPRAPYYRWLNEHVPASSIHFRATSMMAGKVAVVSGMGIGFLPTWEMEGTENLVEVLPPLEDWSARIWLVTHMDLHRTAKVQTFVRFLKDKVKTWGVDTP from the coding sequence ATGTCCTTTGACCACTGGGACGAGATCCGCACCGCCTACCAGGTCGCGCGGGTGGGCACCGTATCGGGTGCAGCCGAGGCGCTGGGGGTTCATCACGCCACCGTCATCCGCCATATCGACGCGCTGGAAGGGCGGCTGGGGGCCAAGCTGTTCCAGCGGCACGCGCGCGGCTACACGCCGACGGAAGCCGGGCAGGATCTGCTCAATGTCGCGGCCCAGACCGATGACCAGTTCACCCAGCTTGCAGGCCGCATCAAGGGGCGCGGCGACGAGGTGACGGGCGAGTTGATCGTGACCTCGCTCGATGCTCTGTCGCCCCTGATCGTGCCCGCGATCGGGGATTTCATGGAGCGTCACCCCGACCTGCGGGTCCGGTTGATGACCGATCACCGGCTGTTCCGGCTGGAATACGGGGAGGCGCATGTCGCGATCCGGGCGGGAACCCTGCCGGATCAGCCCGACAACGTGGTCCAGCCGTTCTTCACGCAGACGATCCGGTTGATGGCGTCCAGGGATTATGTCGCGCGGTTCGGCACGCTCGAGCGCGGCAATGTCGAGGATCACCGCTTCATCGGCACGGTCGAGGATTCGCCCCGCGCGCCCTATTACCGGTGGCTCAACGAACATGTTCCGGCCAGTTCGATCCATTTCCGGGCGACCTCGATGATGGCGGGCAAGGTGGCCGTGGTGTCTGGGATGGGGATCGGCTTTCTGCCGACATGGGAGATGGAGGGGACCGAGAACCTGGTCGAGGTCTTGCCGCCGCTGGAGGATTGGTCGGCCAGGATCTGGCTGGTCACCCATATGGACCTGCACCGGACGGCCAAGGTCCAGACCTTCGTGCGGTTCCTGAAGGACAAGGTGAAGACCTGGGGCGTCGATACGCCGTGA
- a CDS encoding DMT family transporter — translation MLTFSALVAGSFSLGGQVANEIDPAALNAVRFAISAAVVGVVIAARGEGAATRAALAAPWRYAILGGFFALYFVTMFVGLKTAPPVSAAAVFTLTPVMSGVFGYILLRQIMGARIRLALALGAMGALWVIFRADLSALMAFEIGRGEAIFFWGCMAHAAYTPMVRVLNRGEPILSFTFWTLSATAVIIGIWGRAEIVATDWAGLRPLVWVTLGYTAIAASSMTVFLVQFASMRLPSSKVMAYTYLTPSWVLLWELALGQPMPPVMVLGGIGLTVLALGLLLKE, via the coding sequence ATGCTCACGTTTTCGGCGCTTGTGGCGGGATCCTTCTCGCTCGGCGGGCAGGTGGCCAACGAGATCGACCCCGCCGCGCTGAACGCGGTGCGCTTTGCCATATCGGCGGCGGTGGTGGGTGTGGTCATCGCGGCGCGGGGCGAGGGGGCGGCGACGCGCGCGGCCTTGGCGGCACCCTGGCGCTACGCGATCCTGGGCGGGTTTTTCGCGCTCTATTTCGTGACGATGTTCGTGGGGCTGAAGACGGCACCGCCGGTGTCGGCGGCGGCGGTGTTCACGCTGACGCCGGTGATGAGCGGGGTCTTCGGCTATATCCTGCTGCGCCAGATCATGGGTGCGCGCATCCGGCTGGCGCTGGCGCTGGGGGCGATGGGCGCGTTGTGGGTGATCTTTCGCGCGGATCTGTCGGCGCTGATGGCCTTCGAGATCGGGCGGGGGGAGGCGATATTCTTTTGGGGCTGCATGGCGCATGCGGCCTATACGCCGATGGTGCGGGTGCTGAACCGGGGCGAGCCGATCCTGAGCTTCACCTTCTGGACGCTGTCGGCCACGGCGGTGATCATCGGGATCTGGGGCCGGGCCGAGATCGTGGCGACGGATTGGGCGGGGTTGCGCCCGCTGGTCTGGGTGACGCTGGGCTATACGGCCATCGCGGCGTCGTCGATGACGGTGTTCCTTGTGCAATTCGCGTCGATGCGGCTGCCGTCGTCCAAGGTCATGGCCTATACCTATCTGACGCCGAGCTGGGTGTTGCTCTGGGAATTGGCGCTGGGCCAGCCGATGCCGCCCGTGATGGTGCTGGGGGGGATCGGGTTGACGGTTCTGGCGCTGGGGTTGTTGTTGAAGGAATAG
- a CDS encoding ArsR/SmtB family transcription factor, protein MAASLDIVFAALADPTRREILRMLLEDDMAVTDVAHPFEMSLAAISKHLAILATAGLIVQEKRGRVKWCKLDPDALKPASVWMQSFGQFEPVNLDDFEAFLERELGSAPTPE, encoded by the coding sequence ATGGCCGCCTCGCTCGACATCGTCTTTGCCGCCCTCGCCGATCCCACGCGGCGCGAGATCCTGCGCATGCTGCTCGAGGATGACATGGCCGTCACCGATGTCGCCCATCCCTTCGAGATGTCGCTCGCCGCGATCTCCAAACACCTCGCCATCCTCGCCACGGCGGGTCTGATCGTTCAGGAAAAACGCGGCCGGGTGAAATGGTGCAAACTCGATCCCGACGCGCTCAAACCGGCCTCTGTCTGGATGCAATCCTTCGGCCAGTTCGAGCCGGTCAACCTCGACGATTTCGAAGCCTTCCTCGAACGCGAACTGGGCTCTGCCCCCACCCCCGAGTAG
- a CDS encoding AtpZ/AtpI family protein, translating into MSGSDEAERLKALEARIAAARKAEAPEHHMGEHYSQAQVAWRMVIELVAGLGIGFGIGYGLDVLLGTGPWLMVIFVVLGLIAGIKTMIRSAEEVQRKQVDAAGTAAAEREKG; encoded by the coding sequence ATGTCCGGGTCAGACGAAGCGGAGCGGTTGAAGGCTCTGGAAGCCCGGATCGCGGCGGCCCGCAAGGCCGAGGCGCCGGAACACCACATGGGCGAGCATTATTCGCAAGCGCAAGTCGCGTGGCGGATGGTGATCGAGCTGGTCGCCGGTTTGGGGATCGGGTTCGGGATCGGTTACGGGCTGGACGTGCTTTTGGGCACCGGGCCGTGGCTGATGGTGATTTTCGTGGTCCTTGGCCTGATCGCCGGGATCAAGACGATGATACGCTCGGCCGAAGAGGTCCAGCGCAAGCAGGTTGACGCGGCCGGGACGGCTGCGGCGGAACGGGAAAAGGGGTAG
- a CDS encoding F0F1 ATP synthase subunit A — translation MAYADGYSGLAIHPMDQFEVKPLFGEGPIHWYTPTNATLWMGLAIAAIAALMVMGTKGRAVIPSRSQSMAELVYGFVRKMVEDVAGKDALPYFPYIFTLFLFILFANFLGLIPTSFTTTSHIAVTAILAACVFLTVTAVGFIKNGVGFLSLFWVSSAPLALRPILAVIELISYFVRPVSHSIRLAGNLMAGHAVLKVFAGFAGAMGVAGIAPIVGVVAIYGLEVLVSAIQAYVFTILTCVYLKDALHPHH, via the coding sequence CTGGCCTATGCCGATGGCTACAGCGGCCTTGCGATCCACCCGATGGACCAGTTCGAGGTCAAACCGCTGTTCGGCGAGGGTCCGATCCACTGGTACACGCCCACCAATGCGACGCTGTGGATGGGGCTGGCGATTGCCGCCATCGCGGCGCTGATGGTCATGGGCACCAAGGGCCGCGCGGTCATCCCGTCGCGCAGCCAGTCGATGGCGGAACTGGTCTATGGGTTCGTGCGAAAGATGGTCGAGGATGTGGCGGGCAAGGATGCGCTGCCGTATTTCCCCTACATCTTCACGCTGTTCCTGTTCATCCTGTTCGCGAACTTCCTCGGGCTGATCCCGACGAGCTTCACCACGACCTCGCATATCGCGGTGACCGCGATTCTGGCGGCGTGCGTATTCCTGACCGTGACGGCTGTCGGTTTCATCAAGAACGGCGTCGGCTTCCTGAGCCTGTTCTGGGTGTCGTCGGCGCCGCTGGCGCTGCGGCCGATCTTGGCTGTGATCGAGCTGATTTCCTATTTCGTCCGCCCTGTCAGCCATTCCATCCGTCTGGCCGGCAACCTGATGGCCGGCCACGCGGTTCTCAAGGTTTTCGCGGGCTTTGCCGGTGCCATGGGGGTCGCGGGCATCGCGCCGATCGTGGGCGTCGTGGCAATCTACGGGCTAGAGGTGCTGGTGTCCGCCATCCAGGCCTATGTGTTCACCATCCTCACCTGCGTCTACCTGAAGGACGCATTGCACCCGCATCACTGA
- a CDS encoding F0F1 ATP synthase subunit C, producing the protein MEGDIAQMGQFIGAGLAAIGSGAAAIGVGHVAGNFLAGALRNPSAAAGQTATLFIGIAFAEALGIFAFLVALLLMFAV; encoded by the coding sequence ATGGAAGGCGATATCGCACAAATGGGCCAGTTCATCGGCGCAGGCTTGGCCGCAATCGGCTCGGGCGCAGCTGCCATCGGTGTGGGCCATGTGGCTGGCAACTTCCTCGCCGGCGCGCTGCGCAACCCCTCGGCGGCGGCCGGTCAGACCGCCACGCTGTTCATCGGCATCGCATTCGCCGAAGCGCTGGGCATCTTCGCCTTCCTCGTCGCTCTGCTGCTGATGTTCGCCGTCTGA
- a CDS encoding F0F1 ATP synthase subunit B', which yields MAEDAAHAAADAAHSAGPGMPQLDFATFPNQIFWLVVTLVVIYFILSRVALPRIAAVLAERQGTLTNDLAAAEDLKRKAVEAEAAYNKALADARTEAQKIAEETRAGIQADLNEAIAKADAEIAAKAAESEARIAEIQAGAVQSIEDVAKSIAGDIAAAVAPGASVDADAIASAVSARVKG from the coding sequence ATGGCCGAAGACGCCGCCCACGCTGCCGCCGACGCCGCCCATTCCGCTGGGCCCGGCATGCCGCAGCTCGATTTCGCGACCTTCCCCAACCAGATCTTCTGGCTGGTGGTTACGCTGGTCGTCATCTATTTCATCCTGAGCCGCGTCGCGCTGCCCCGGATCGCCGCGGTTCTGGCCGAGCGGCAGGGGACGCTGACCAATGATCTGGCCGCGGCCGAGGATCTGAAGCGGAAGGCCGTCGAGGCCGAAGCCGCCTACAACAAGGCATTGGCCGATGCGCGCACCGAAGCGCAGAAGATCGCCGAGGAGACCCGCGCGGGCATCCAGGCCGATCTGAACGAGGCCATCGCCAAGGCGGATGCCGAGATCGCCGCCAAGGCTGCCGAAAGCGAAGCACGCATCGCCGAGATCCAGGCCGGTGCGGTGCAGAGCATCGAGGATGTGGCCAAGTCGATCGCGGGCGATATCGCCGCTGCGGTCGCACCGGGCGCATCCGTGGATGCCGATGCCATCGCGAGCGCCGTTTCGGCGCGTGTGAAAGGGTAA
- a CDS encoding F0F1 ATP synthase subunit B, which translates to MKSLLTLSLFLVPGVALAAEDKPHGLFAPSLGNTDFVVLIGFLLFVAIIFYFNVPAMLGGMLDKRAEGIKADLDEARALREEAQSLLASYERKSREVADLAERIVAQAKADAEAAAAQARADLEKSIARRLAAAEDQIASAEDKAVRSVRNRAVEVAIAAAAETLAKSLGASQANGFIDDAIAQVERRLH; encoded by the coding sequence ATGAAGTCGCTTCTGACGCTGAGCCTTTTCCTTGTTCCCGGTGTGGCGCTTGCCGCCGAGGACAAGCCCCACGGGTTGTTCGCCCCCTCGCTTGGCAATACCGATTTCGTGGTCCTGATCGGCTTTCTGCTGTTCGTGGCCATCATCTTCTACTTCAACGTGCCCGCGATGCTGGGCGGTATGCTCGACAAGCGGGCCGAAGGCATCAAGGCCGATCTGGACGAGGCGCGCGCGCTGCGCGAAGAGGCCCAGAGCCTCCTGGCCTCCTACGAGCGCAAGAGCCGTGAAGTCGCCGATCTGGCTGAACGGATCGTGGCGCAGGCCAAGGCCGATGCGGAAGCCGCGGCAGCACAGGCGCGGGCCGATCTGGAGAAATCCATCGCGCGCCGTCTGGCCGCAGCCGAAGACCAGATCGCCAGTGCCGAGGACAAGGCCGTGCGGTCCGTCCGCAACCGCGCTGTCGAGGTTGCCATCGCCGCAGCAGCCGAAACGCTGGCGAAAAGCCTTGGCGCGTCGCAGGCCAATGGTTTCATCGACGATGCCATCGCACAGGTCGAGCGCCGCTTGCACTGA
- a CDS encoding P1 family peptidase codes for MIRPGPRNLITDVPGLRVGNARDDRIKTGATVLVGDRPFTAAVHVMGGAPGTRETDLLAPDKLVQEADALVLSGGSAFGLDAASGVADALRAMGRGFPVGTQTVPIVPGAILFDLLNGGDKDWTENPYKGLGAQALANAADTFAMGSEGAGTGALIADLKGGLGSASAMWEGYTVGALVAVNALGRVTMGENPHFWAAPFEMAGEFGGLGMAPAFDPQAIPPVKGHEDRNTTIAIIATDAALTQAQATRMAIAAHDGMARAIWPSHTPMDGDIVFAAATGARPLADPLRVPLMLGHLAALCLARAIARGVHAATATPGDTKPTWQDRFG; via the coding sequence ATGATCCGTCCCGGCCCCCGAAACCTGATCACCGATGTGCCGGGCCTGCGCGTGGGCAATGCGCGCGACGACAGGATCAAGACCGGCGCGACCGTGCTGGTGGGCGACCGCCCCTTCACCGCCGCCGTCCATGTCATGGGCGGCGCGCCCGGCACGCGGGAAACCGACCTCCTCGCCCCCGACAAGCTGGTGCAGGAGGCTGATGCCCTCGTCCTCTCCGGTGGCTCCGCCTTCGGCCTCGATGCAGCCTCGGGCGTGGCCGATGCCCTGCGGGCAATGGGGCGCGGCTTTCCGGTCGGCACCCAGACGGTGCCCATCGTCCCCGGTGCGATCCTCTTCGACCTCCTGAATGGCGGCGACAAGGATTGGACCGAAAACCCCTACAAAGGCCTCGGCGCCCAGGCGCTTGCCAATGCCGCCGATACCTTTGCCATGGGCTCAGAAGGCGCGGGCACCGGCGCGCTCATCGCGGATCTCAAGGGCGGTCTCGGCTCCGCCTCCGCGATGTGGGAGGGGTATACCGTCGGCGCGCTCGTCGCCGTCAACGCGCTGGGGCGCGTGACCATGGGCGAGAACCCGCATTTCTGGGCCGCCCCTTTCGAGATGGCGGGCGAATTCGGCGGGCTTGGCATGGCCCCCGCCTTCGACCCCCAGGCCATTCCCCCGGTCAAGGGGCACGAGGATCGCAACACCACCATCGCCATCATCGCCACCGATGCCGCCCTGACACAGGCACAGGCGACCCGCATGGCCATCGCCGCCCATGACGGCATGGCCCGCGCGATCTGGCCCAGCCACACGCCCATGGATGGCGACATCGTCTTCGCCGCCGCCACCGGCGCGCGCCCCTTGGCCGATCCGTTGCGCGTGCCGCTCATGCTCGGCCATCTGGCGGCGCTCTGCCTTGCCCGCGCCATCGCACGTGGCGTCCATGCCGCCACGGCCACACCGGGCGACACCAAGCCGACATGGCAGGACCGGTTTGGCTAA
- a CDS encoding glucose 1-dehydrogenase → MRLIGKTAIVTGAGSGFGAGIARIFAREGAQVMVADINTAAAEAIAHEIGGIACTVDVANGPSVAAMAKAAHDAWGKIDILVNNAGITHLPKPMEDVTEEEFDRVLAVNAKSVYLTAREIVPGMKAAGRGAILNIASTAGLSPRPRLNWYNASKGWMITATKTMAVELAPAGVRVNALCPVAGETPLLSSFMGEDTPEMRAKFLATIPLGRFSTPDDMGEAAAFLCSDAASMITGVAMEVDGGRCI, encoded by the coding sequence ATGAGACTCATCGGAAAAACCGCCATCGTCACCGGCGCCGGCTCGGGCTTTGGCGCAGGCATCGCGCGCATCTTCGCCCGCGAAGGGGCGCAGGTCATGGTCGCCGACATCAACACCGCCGCGGCCGAGGCCATCGCCCATGAAATCGGCGGCATCGCCTGCACGGTCGACGTGGCAAACGGCCCCTCCGTCGCCGCCATGGCCAAGGCGGCCCACGACGCATGGGGCAAGATCGACATCCTCGTGAACAATGCGGGCATCACCCATCTGCCCAAACCGATGGAGGATGTGACCGAGGAAGAATTCGACCGCGTGCTCGCCGTGAACGCCAAATCCGTCTACCTGACCGCGCGCGAAATCGTGCCGGGGATGAAGGCGGCAGGCCGCGGCGCGATCCTCAACATCGCCTCCACCGCCGGGCTGTCGCCCCGTCCGCGCCTCAACTGGTACAATGCCTCCAAGGGCTGGATGATCACCGCGACCAAGACCATGGCGGTCGAGCTTGCCCCCGCAGGCGTCCGCGTCAACGCGCTTTGCCCCGTTGCGGGCGAAACACCGCTTCTGAGCAGCTTCATGGGCGAGGATACGCCGGAAATGCGGGCCAAGTTCCTGGCCACCATCCCGCTTGGCCGCTTCTCCACCCCCGATGACATGGGCGAGGCGGCGGCGTTTCTGTGTTCCGATGCCGCCTCCATGATCACCGGGGTCGCGATGGAGGTCGATGGGGGCCGCTGCATATGA
- a CDS encoding acyl-CoA thioesterase, protein MQTLCRPVAARDCDILGHMNVAAYVDAVSDAMFILQGLAGLDRATMASTQRSFVAARLECDYRAEMLAGDVLSMDSRVLHVGTKSARFAHVMTRLSDGATVFTAENVSVHFDLGARRALPIPDDLRQALERLRETS, encoded by the coding sequence ATGCAGACGCTCTGCCGCCCCGTCGCCGCCCGCGATTGCGACATCCTCGGCCACATGAACGTGGCGGCCTATGTCGATGCGGTTTCGGATGCGATGTTCATCCTTCAGGGTCTCGCCGGCCTTGACCGCGCGACCATGGCGAGCACCCAACGCTCCTTTGTCGCCGCCCGGCTCGAATGCGATTACCGGGCCGAGATGCTGGCGGGCGATGTGCTCAGCATGGACAGCCGCGTCCTGCATGTCGGCACCAAATCCGCCCGCTTCGCCCATGTGATGACGCGCCTCTCGGATGGCGCGACCGTGTTTACAGCCGAAAACGTCTCGGTCCATTTCGACCTTGGCGCGCGGCGCGCCCTGCCCATCCCCGACGATCTGCGGCAGGCACTCGAACGCTTGAGGGAGACATCATGA
- a CDS encoding aldehyde dehydrogenase family protein has product MKPWFDPSRVFIGGQWQPCSSGETLPVIDPSTGSEVARIARGGAADIDAAVTAAETALAGTWGATPAFERGRILARLGQLVLDHIDQLAVMEATDVGKPLTQARADVIALARYCEFYAGAADKLMGETIPFQNGFTVYTLREPHGVTGHIVPWNYPMQIIGRSVGGALAAGNACVLKPAEEACLTALAFADLAHQAGLPPGALNVVPGLGLEAGAALTAHPGIHHISFTGSVATGRRVQAAAAENVVPVTLELGGKSPQLVFADADLDAALPFLVNAGIQNAGQTCSASSRILVEKSRYAEICDRMAEAYRALTTGPAMADLRTGPLISARQKGIVERYLSMADPAHILARGQLAPDLPEGGHYIAPALIAGPGPDHALAQEEIFGPVQIILPFEDEEDAIRIANGTAYGLVASIWSRDGGRQMRLAKRLRAGQVFLNNYGAAGGVELPFGGTGLSGHGREKGFEALYAFTTLKTVAAHHG; this is encoded by the coding sequence ATGAAACCTTGGTTCGACCCTTCCCGCGTGTTCATCGGCGGCCAGTGGCAGCCCTGCTCCAGTGGTGAAACCCTGCCCGTCATCGACCCCTCCACCGGGTCCGAGGTTGCGCGCATCGCCCGTGGCGGCGCAGCCGATATCGACGCCGCCGTCACCGCCGCCGAAACGGCGCTCGCAGGCACATGGGGCGCGACACCGGCCTTCGAGCGTGGCCGCATCCTGGCCCGGCTCGGCCAGCTGGTGCTCGACCATATCGACCAACTGGCGGTGATGGAGGCGACGGATGTCGGCAAGCCCCTCACCCAGGCCCGCGCCGACGTGATCGCCCTTGCCCGCTATTGCGAATTCTACGCGGGCGCCGCCGACAAGCTGATGGGCGAAACCATCCCCTTCCAGAACGGCTTCACCGTCTACACGCTCCGCGAACCCCATGGGGTGACGGGCCATATCGTGCCGTGGAACTACCCGATGCAGATCATCGGGCGCTCGGTCGGCGGTGCGCTGGCCGCCGGCAATGCCTGCGTCCTCAAACCGGCCGAGGAGGCGTGCCTGACCGCGCTCGCCTTTGCCGATCTGGCCCATCAGGCGGGCCTGCCCCCCGGCGCGCTGAACGTCGTGCCGGGGCTGGGGCTCGAGGCAGGCGCGGCGCTCACCGCCCATCCGGGCATCCACCACATCTCCTTCACCGGGTCGGTCGCCACGGGTCGCCGGGTGCAGGCGGCGGCGGCCGAAAACGTGGTGCCGGTCACGCTGGAGCTGGGCGGCAAATCCCCGCAACTGGTCTTTGCCGATGCCGATCTCGACGCCGCCCTTCCCTTCCTCGTGAATGCGGGCATCCAGAACGCGGGGCAAACCTGTTCCGCCTCCTCCCGCATCCTCGTGGAAAAATCCCGCTATGCCGAGATCTGCGACCGCATGGCCGAGGCCTATCGCGCGCTGACGACCGGCCCCGCAATGGCCGATCTGCGGACCGGCCCCCTGATCTCGGCCCGCCAGAAGGGCATCGTCGAACGCTACCTGTCCATGGCCGACCCCGCCCATATCCTCGCGCGCGGGCAATTGGCCCCCGACCTGCCCGAGGGGGGGCATTACATCGCGCCCGCCCTCATCGCAGGCCCCGGCCCCGATCACGCCTTGGCGCAAGAGGAAATCTTCGGCCCCGTACAGATCATCCTCCCCTTCGAGGATGAGGAGGACGCGATCCGCATCGCCAACGGCACGGCTTACGGCCTTGTCGCCTCGATCTGGTCGCGCGACGGGGGCCGCCAGATGCGGCTCGCCAAACGGCTGCGCGCGGGTCAGGTCTTTCTCAACAATTACGGCGCTGCGGGCGGCGTGGAACTGCCCTTCGGCGGCACGGGCCTGTCGGGTCATGGCCGCGAAAAGGGGTTCGAGGCGCTTTACGCCTTCACCACCCTCAAGACCGTCGCCGCCCATCACGGCTGA
- a CDS encoding ABC transporter ATP-binding protein: MIAIDRLSLSIHGTPILRNVTLGIAPGEIMGLVGESGSGKSMTALALMGLLPQGAQTTGAALLDGQDLLTLPEAALCQVRGNRIGMIFQEPMTALNPVQSIGAQVAETLVIHGRATGAEARRIARDRLDRVGLSRIDLDRYPHELSGGQRQRVCIAAAIALNPQLLIADEPTTALDVTTQAQILDLLKTLVAEDGLSLLLITHDLAVVADMADSIAVMQAGEIVEQGPTAQVLAERRHPYTAALFAASSHAPERQPQPAPEPLLVVEHLHRLYPGPRQLFRRGPPVTAVRDVSFTLHRGESLGLVGESGCGKSTLTRALLGLDPVQGGDIRIFGQSILPRMPDGTRAGVQVVFQDPYGSFNPRWRVDRIVAEPFHLLPDAPKGADRRARVAEALRAVQLSPDDMDKYPHEFSGGQRQRIAIARALITRPKILILDEAVSALDVSVRARILDLLAGLQGQFGLSYLFISHDLTVVRAITDRVLVMQAGEIVEEGPTGTVFDSPTHPYTRQLLAAAPRLPPQTELSA, translated from the coding sequence ATGATCGCGATCGACCGCCTGTCGCTGTCCATCCACGGCACCCCGATCCTGCGCAATGTCACGCTCGGCATCGCGCCGGGCGAGATCATGGGCCTTGTCGGCGAATCGGGTTCGGGAAAATCCATGACGGCCCTGGCGCTCATGGGCCTCTTGCCCCAAGGCGCGCAGACCACGGGTGCAGCGCTGCTCGACGGACAAGACCTCCTGACCCTGCCCGAAGCAGCACTTTGCCAGGTCCGGGGCAACCGGATCGGCATGATCTTTCAGGAGCCGATGACCGCGCTGAACCCGGTGCAGAGCATCGGCGCGCAAGTGGCCGAAACGCTGGTGATCCATGGCCGCGCCACCGGGGCCGAGGCGCGCAGGATCGCCCGCGACCGGCTCGACCGGGTGGGCCTGTCGCGGATCGACCTTGACCGTTACCCGCATGAATTGTCGGGTGGCCAGCGCCAGCGCGTCTGCATCGCGGCGGCCATCGCGCTGAACCCACAGCTCCTGATCGCAGATGAACCCACGACCGCGCTCGATGTCACGACACAGGCCCAGATCCTCGACCTGCTCAAGACCCTCGTGGCCGAGGATGGGCTGTCGCTGCTCCTGATCACCCATGATCTTGCCGTGGTGGCCGACATGGCCGACAGCATCGCCGTGATGCAGGCCGGAGAGATCGTCGAACAGGGCCCGACCGCGCAGGTTCTGGCAGAACGCCGCCATCCCTATACCGCAGCCCTCTTTGCCGCCTCCTCCCATGCGCCCGAGCGCCAGCCGCAGCCCGCGCCCGAGCCGCTTCTGGTGGTCGAACACCTCCACCGGCTCTATCCCGGCCCGCGACAGCTGTTCCGGCGCGGCCCGCCCGTGACCGCCGTCCGCGACGTGAGCTTCACCCTCCACCGGGGTGAAAGCCTCGGCCTTGTGGGCGAATCGGGATGCGGGAAATCGACCCTCACCCGTGCGCTTCTGGGGCTCGACCCGGTGCAGGGCGGCGATATCCGCATCTTCGGCCAGTCGATCCTGCCCCGTATGCCCGACGGAACGCGCGCAGGCGTCCAGGTCGTGTTCCAGGACCCTTACGGCAGCTTCAATCCCCGCTGGCGGGTCGACCGCATCGTGGCCGAACCCTTTCACCTGCTGCCCGACGCGCCCAAAGGCGCGGACCGCCGCGCCCGCGTCGCCGAAGCGCTGCGCGCCGTCCAGCTCTCGCCCGACGACATGGACAAATACCCCCATGAATTCTCGGGCGGTCAGCGCCAGCGCATCGCCATCGCCCGCGCCCTGATCACAAGGCCGAAAATCCTGATCCTCGACGAAGCCGTTTCGGCGCTCGATGTGTCGGTCCGTGCCCGCATCCTCGATCTTCTGGCAGGGTTGCAGGGGCAATTCGGTCTCTCTTATCTCTTCATCTCCCATGACCTGACCGTGGTCCGGGCCATCACCGACCGGGTGCTGGTGATGCAGGCAGGAGAAATCGTCGAAGAGGGTCCGACCGGCACCGTTTTCGACAGCCCCACGCATCCCTATACCCGCCAATTGCTTGCCGCCGCACCACGGCTGCCCCCACAGACGGAGCTTTCCGCATGA
- a CDS encoding ABC transporter permease, whose translation MTRLPLALILGAALSGLFLSAALVSLFWVPHAIDGVAIASRLQPPSGAHLLGTDHLGRDMLSMLMVGAQTSIAVAVLAVGIGVCLGVPLGLAAAANRGGWLDEIIMRGNDLIFAFPSLVIAILITARYGPSATNAILAIGIFNIPVFARVARGAALPIWTRDFIRAAQTAGKGRIRISAEHILPNILNLLIVQATIQFSLGILAEAALSYVGLGAQPPTPSWGRMLSEAQTMIYTNPMLAVLPGLAIVGMVLGLNLMGDGLRDALDPRLRRGRA comes from the coding sequence ATGACAAGGTTGCCCCTTGCCCTGATCCTTGGCGCGGCCCTGTCTGGCCTGTTCCTGTCGGCCGCGCTCGTGTCGCTGTTCTGGGTGCCCCATGCCATCGACGGGGTCGCCATCGCCAGCCGCCTGCAACCGCCCTCGGGCGCGCATCTCTTGGGCACGGACCATCTGGGGCGCGACATGCTGTCGATGCTGATGGTGGGGGCGCAGACCTCCATCGCGGTGGCGGTTCTGGCCGTGGGGATCGGGGTCTGCCTTGGCGTGCCACTGGGGCTTGCCGCCGCCGCGAACCGGGGCGGCTGGCTGGACGAGATCATCATGCGCGGCAATGACCTGATCTTTGCCTTTCCCTCGCTCGTCATCGCCATCCTGATCACGGCGCGGTACGGCCCGTCGGCCACCAATGCGATCCTTGCCATCGGCATCTTCAACATCCCCGTCTTTGCCCGTGTCGCGCGTGGCGCGGCCCTGCCGATCTGGACGCGCGATTTCATCCGCGCGGCCCAGACGGCGGGCAAGGGGCGCATCCGCATCAGCGCCGAACATATCTTGCCCAATATCCTGAACCTCCTGATCGTTCAGGCCACGATCCAGTTCTCGCTCGGGATCCTGGCCGAGGCGGCGCTGTCCTACGTGGGGCTTGGCGCGCAGCCGCCCACGCCCAGCTGGGGCCGGATGCTGTCGGAGGCGCAGACGATGATCTACACCAACCCGATGCTGGCAGTGCTGCCGGGGCTGGCCATCGTCGGCATGGTGCTGGGGCTGAACCTGATGGGCGACGGGTTGCGCGATGCGCTCGACCCGCGGCTGCGCCGGGGGCGGGCATGA